CCAGGAAGAGGATTGGAGAAGTGGTGAAAACAGGCGCCAAGCAGCTGTGGGAATGCAGTGCAGGACCCACTTGATGTGAGGTTGTAGAATCACATACTGGTGGACTTgggggaggccagggcagaaaGCCTGGCTGAGAAGGCATTCAGGATCCTTGGGGTGGGGTTCCAGAAAACCAAAGCTGTGCAGGAACAATTCAGGTGGAGAagggctggggcctggggtggGATGGAACTTCCCCAAGGAAAGGAGCATGTGATGGGAGGGTGTGGGTGTTTTTCCTGGGAGAGCTGGGGGTGCTGGGTGGGAAGGGACATTTGCAGACCCCCCCATACCAGATGGGGGATCCCACATGCCAGTTTGGGAAGCAGGGTTGTCTGGCGAAATCTGGGGGACCCTGGAAGGACTGGGGAGACCAGATGTCAGGGTCTGGAGGACGCAGTTGAGAGCGGACAGCTGGATGGAAAAAGCCACTGGAGTGTGGTGGGATTTGTAGACTCAGGAGCCAAATAGGTGGCCGCAGGGAACTAGGGGGCAGGAGGGGATGATCAGAGtcctgtggggtgggggaagcccATGGGAGGGTTAGGGTCctccagagagagacagagatggccCAGAATCTGCCCCTTTGGTAAAGCGGTGGGACAGGGCGTTGGCTAGGGAAAAGGAGAAAGTACTGAGGCTTCCTGGGAGGAGCAGGAATCTGGTGTGGGAGTGAGGACTGTGACAACATGGAGGAGCTGGGGTGGAAGTTTAGGGTGGGGCCGCGCAAGATAGATAAGAGCTGGGGCACCCCGGATCAGGATAGACTGTGGGCTGGAGGGACGAGGGTGGGATGTTGGAGGGGAAGGTCTTATCGGGGCGGGGGTGAGGGCAGGAAGAGAATCAGGGCCCATTCCCCCTCCCACATCCCCCCACTGTCTCACCAGTCCCCCCCAGGGACAGGGCGAGGCACAGAACCAGGAACCACATGGTGACAGAGGTGTCCAGGGGCCAGCAGGTGGAGGAGCTGGGGAACCTCCCTGGGGAGGCTTTTAAAAGCCCTTATCCCCTCagagccccacccctgccctgctgGCACCCAGATGTTGGCCAAGGTCCTTCCTCTGTTGCCTGGGGGCTGGACAATTGCCCCCCCTCTGATCCCCAGAGCTGTGGACGGGGAGGGAGAGCCAGCACCTGTTCTGCCGGCCCTGGATCACGCTGGACGCATTCCTGGGGTTGAAGCCAGGTGGGGCAGGGCCTGTGGCTCTGGGGCTTTGCTCTGGGGAACAGCCAGTGAGGCAAGGGGGGGACTGAGGGGAAGCAGAAACAGGAGGGCGGAGGACTCAGTGACTCCTGGTACAAAGCCCCATATACTTCAGTCTCAATTAAGGCCCTGCACCCCAAGACCTGGTGCCCTCAAGTACCAGCAGTTAGGGCTCTGATTCACTGCACCACTCAGAGCCAAGATACTAGCATCTCAGCTGCCAGTTCCCCCTGAAATATAAGCCTTGGCCTTCAGAATGCCCTGGTTCTTGCAGGCCCAGACCCAGGACCTAGGTCCCCAAAGCTACTGttcctttcataataaaattttggGGTACACATCACCACATTCCTAGTGCCTCCAGATCCAGGAATGTGAAGTTTCAGGGGTCTCCCAGGGTAAGTTCTTTAGCATTACAAAATCCAATGTCCCTCCTAAACAATGTTGGGGTCCCAATGAGCCTCCCACTTCTTGCTCCCAGTTATGGGTGCTCAACGTCCTGTCCTCCAAAGTCCTTCCCTCCCAGGTCAAGATCAGGCTAACCACAGATTCCACTGACCCTGCCCCCCCATTCCACCTGTACAATATTTAGGTCTCACGAGCCAGGTTCATGTACTTCAACATTCAGCGACCCTGAACGTCACATTTTGTGGTCTCTGAAGATAATTAGGAACTGGATTCCTGCAGCCTCAATGGTAAACCCATAGGCTTTCAACAGGTTGTCCTGGCTTTTTGGTAAAATTGAGGCAGCTCAGAGTTCCAGCCTCTGCTGTATATCAGGGACCTGGCTAAGAAAAGgacagtatttgcctttttgcCATGGCTACCAGGAAGCCCAgaactaaatctttttttttttttctgagatggagtcttgctctgtcaccaggctggagtgcagtggcgtgatctcgggtcactacaACTcctgcctcctaagttcaagcgatcctcccacatcaccctcccaagtagctaggattacagtcatgtgccaccatgcctggctaaatttttaaagtatttttagtagagatggggtttcaccatgttggccaggctggtcttgaactcctgacctcaagtgagccgcccgccttggcctcccaaagtgctgggattacaggtgtgagccaccgtgcccagcccagaactaaatcttaaagaaaaagcCATTCTTGGTAATCTAGTGTCTGTTAGGTCCTTTAACTGGGATCCAGAGATAGAGGGTATTTACTCAGTGCCAGACACGATTTTAATCAGTTCAGAtgaatcatctcatttaatcctcacaacagccctttgAAATCAGCAATAAGATggtctcattttacaaatgaggaaaccaaggccaaGTGAGATTGGGCCTCTTGTTGAAGATCACGCGAGTGGtcatgtgtgttgaatgaatggagcCCTGCTTCAAGCCGCTTCTCCTCACCTAGGGATCGGGGTGGTGGGTGAAAAGGAACAGTGTACAGTGTCTCTGGGTTTCTCTTTGACCCCAGAAAAAAGTCACAGAAATTCCTACAGAGAAACTTGGATCAGTGCTTTGTTATCTTGGCGTTAAACAGGTGACCTTGAGCGCCAGCTTTGTCCTCAGGTGGGACAAGTCCTTGGCTAACATCTGGGCCTTGGACTTGGGGTCTTGGGGGatggctccgttctgttccatgtCAGGCGGGGCTACTGGCCAGCTGTGGGGGGCTTCTGCTCAGTCAGGGGCACAGGAGATAGGCCAGAATAGTCAGTTCCTCTTCATGGTTTCCCTGATCCACTCCAAGTAGTGGCAGACTTTGGTATAGacaccaggcttggtggtgtTGTCACAAGGGACGTCACCCCAGGACACAATGCCCTGCAGGATGCCCCCACAGACCAGGGGTCCCCCAGAGTCACCCTGTGGGGAAAAGAGGGGGTCTCAGGTTGAGTgaaacctcctggattcattctcACCCTAATCACCATTTGCAGTCTCACCCCAAACCCAATCCATCCCCATCCCAGGGAACCCCAACCCAACTCAACTCAATACAGCCCAGTGTATCCCAAACAGAGCCAGCCCAGCCCCAACCCCAATTCAACACAGCTCAATACAACCCACCCAACCTATGTCCAATCTCACCCCCATGCAACTCCAGTGCAACTGAACTAAGTTAAATCCAACTCAGCCTACATCCTCACCATTCAAAATCAAACCAAACCCATGCCCATCTCAAAATCTAATCTCAATTTTCATGTCTTCTGCATTCCAAACAAAATCTACCTCATCCGAATTCAACCCTGACGTATTTCCCACCCAGAATCAAACCAAACCATTCCCATTCTCAACCCCAACCCATGCCATCTCAAACTATCACATTATCCACCTCGAACAATGCAATCCCCACCTATAACCCCAACTCCAACCTCACCCCTATTCTAACTTTTCCTACTCCATCTCCAAGCCTAACCCTAGCATCTTCTCTGGCCCAAAGCAAAGAAAATCCAACCCCATCCAGACTCCCACACATGTCCCCATCCCTCTTCTTCCGCCTGATGGCCCCTCTGGGCTCTGACCTCACAGGATTCTGCGCCTCTGCCCTCCGCGCCTGCACACACCATGGTGTTCGTCAGGCGCCCTGGGTAGCTCTTGTCACAAGATGTGTCCGAGATAATGCTGATGTTGGCACAATGCAACGTATCTGGGAGACTCACTGGGGAAGACAGTGGACTTGGAGCAGATCCATAAATTCCGGCCCTTGTCCCCTCCGCCCAAGAGCCCTGGAGCATAGGATTCCTTGAGGCCTCGCATCCAGCTCCATCCTTTCACGCACCTTGTGACTGGGGGCTCCCGGTGGTCCCAGGCTCGTTGTGGGACACCAGGCCCCAGCCAGACACCACACAGGCCTCCCCCGGGTGGGGGCAACGCGTAGGTAGCACCGCGGGGCGCACCTGGGGGGTCAGGCGTGCGGGCTGGACTAGACGCAGCAACATGATATCGTGGCGGTGGCTGCGCGCTTCGTAGCGCGGGTGTGGAATGACCCGAGACGCGGTCCGTAGTTGCTCTGGGCCATCGCGCTTGCGCAGGTTATGCTCTCCCAGGCGCACTCTCATGAAGCTGTGCGGGCGAGTGGTTTTCCCGCCAGTGGAGTGCGGGCCAGTGGTTACCCGCAAGTAGAGGACAGAAAGATCAAAGAGTGGGCAGCCCGAGGTCCCCCGATCCTTTAGAAATCTCGACATCCCATCCTTTTCCCAAGACCCTGAAGCCAATGGTTCCAGCCCCTGCTCCTCAAGGACCAACGAGTCTGAAGTCAGGCACACTCCTAGAACTCGATCCCCTCCAACTACTCCCAGCCCCCTCCTGGTCTGTCCCCGAATCCAGGATTCTCATATCCCTAGAACTGAGGCTCAAAAGCTAGAACTAGTCATCTCCTTCCTCCTTCAGAGATCGAAGGCTTTGAAACACACACTCACCCCTCACTCAGGGGCTTGACATCCAGCCTCCTCGTCTTTCAGAACCCGGGAGTTCTGGCGTCTGCCTCCGTCTTTCCCCAAACCTAGGAGCTCTTCCCCTCCACCAGGCTCCCTCAGGACCCTGAGCCCCTGCCTTCATACCGGCTTTGGCAGTGGGCAGCAGACAGCACCCAGTGTGGGGAGATGAGGGAAGCGCCACAGTTAAAGCGTCCACGCTCGTAGAGGGCCACTTGCCATGGCTGGGAGTGGGGTGCACACTCGTCACCTTCCAGCAACTTGTCACCATCCTGGGCTGCTAGGAGAAGGGGTAGAGGATGCCTGAGGACAGGGACGTTTGCATTGCCTCCTACACCTTCCTTGCACCCTGCCCTAACTACTATATGCCTATGCCCCTATGCCTTTCCCCTAACTTCTCAAGACGCCctgccctgttttttttttgttttgttttgttttgttttgttttgttttttgagacggagtctcactcttttgcccaggctggagtgcagtggcatgatctcagctcactgcaacttccgcctcctgggttcaagtgatcctcctgcctcagtctcccgagtagctgaggtgcccgccaccacacctggctaatttttgtatttttagtagagacgaggtctcaccatgttagccagggtggtctcaaacttctgacttcaaatgctctgcccgcctcagcctcccaaagtgctgggattacaggtgtgagccaccactctccgCCTGCCCTGTTGTTTATTTACAACCGCTGCCTGTTTTCTCCACAACTCTAGCCCCCACCCCATTTGCTATAAGATTCtgggagagagaagaaggggaACAGACCAGAGGGCAAGAAGTCCTCTGTGGTTGGGGGTGGAGACAGGGGCACTGGATACAGGTTCAGACAGGTGGTCACTTGAAACCAGTCATTCACGGTCACCAAATTGTCACAGACGTCAAACACATGTGGCCACTCAGTATGTGTGACACAGCCTTGGCCCTAGAGTCTGGACATGTCAGCCAAATTCAGTGTGTCCCAGCCAAATTCAGTATGAGTCCCAGATGTGGCCATAGAAGGTCATggacatgcatacatgcacatcCAGCTTCCAAACTTAGGTACAGCTATGGACAggactggaagctggaagtcacTTGCACGCACATGGGTTGCAGCTTCAAGCATCACagcacaggccgggcatggtggctcatgcctgtaatcccagcactttgggaggccgaggcgggtggatcacctgaggtcaggagttcgagaccagcctggccaatatggtgaaaccctgtctctaataaaaatacaaaaaattagcagggcatggcggcgggtgcttgtaatcccagctactctggcggctgaggcaggaaaatcgcttgaacctgggaggcggaggttgctccattgcactccagcctgggtgacaagagtgaaactccatctcaaaaaaaaaaaaaaaaaaaaaaaaagaatcagcacAGATGTTCATATGTGTATATGAATATGAATGGTTAAGACATGAATACAggaatacagacacacacacacgcacgcacaaacacacacacagaattggATATTGTTCAGACCTAAATTCAACATCTCTGGTGTGAGTCTTGGCATCCAGTGTCACAGACACTTGCATACAGGATCTGGACAAAGAAGGATCCTTAAGCCTGGATTCGAATGTACTAGCTGTGAAACTTTGAGTAAGTTatttgacctctctgtgcctctgtttcctcgtctgtaaaatgaggattgtTGTAAGGATGAGGTAGaaatgtgtacgtgtgtgtgtgcatgtgtgtatgtgtggtgagTGATACCTAGCTCTTGTAgctacttaataaatattagttgttttTTGCAAATGACACCTGGATTTAGTCATAGGGACATACATGTGAAAGTTCAGGTCCATCCTGAAGATGGCCAAAATAAGTCAGACATCTGCACAgaattacatataataaatagtcaaggttggccaggtgcggtggctcgcgcctgtaatcccagcactttgggaggccaaggccgaggcgggtggatcacctgaggtcaggagtttgagaccagcctggccaacatcatgaaatcccgtctctactaaacaacaacaacaacaacaacaacaaaaaacccaaaaaacagaaattagccaggcatggtggtgcgtgcctgtaattctagctactcgggaggcagaggcagaattgcttgcacctgggaggcaaaggttgcagtgagccgagattgcaccactgaactccagcttgggtgacagagcgagactccgtttcaaaaacaaaaaacaaaaaaaaccgtcAAGGTTAAAACTGTGATTCACCCACAAGACATTTTGTAGAGTTAGAGCTGCAGACACCAACCCAGAAGGCCAACACTCAGATGGGGACTTGCTGTCTGGGGCAGCTCCCACACACGGGGCTGGGCATTCAAGGTCAAAGACATGCAGCTGCAGCCAGAGGCAGCCAGGACAGGACATATTTATCCATCTCTAGATCAGCCCTCAAGCCATATCTGTGGAGTCACTGATTGGGTTTCACATACGGGGATCTGGTTCATGCATATGGAGAGGATGTGAACATACAGGGCCTTGTATACCCACTGCACACGCgcatgtccacacacacacacaccacacacacaccacacacacccgcacacacaccacacacacaacacacacaccacgcgacacacaccacacacacacaccacacacaccacacacatacacacacaccacacacaccacacatacaccacacacacacaccacacacacatacacacacaccacacaccacacacacacacaccacacacacaccacacacacacacaccacacacacatccacacacacatccacacaccacacacacaccacacacacaccacacacacacaccccacacacacaccccacacacatacacacaccccacacaccccacacacacacaccacacacaccacacacacatcacactcacacacaccacacacatcacacacacgcacacacaccacacacaccacacacacacaccacacacacaccacacacaccacatacacacgccacacacacacaccacactcacacacaccacacacaccacacacaccacacacacacatacacacacaccacacacaccacacacaccacacacacacgcacacacacaacacacacaccacgcaccacacaccacacacacacacaccacacacacatacacacaccacacacacacgtccacacacaccacacacaccacacacacaccacacacacaccacacacatcacacacacacaccacacacacacacaccacacacgcacacccacgcacacccacacacaccccacacacaccccacacacacccacacacaccccccccacacaccacacacaaccccccccacacacccccacacacacaccacacacacaccacacacacaccacacacaccacacacacaccacatacaccacacacacaccacacacacaccacacaccacacacaccacacacacacacaccacactcacaccacaccacacaaacaccacacacaccacacacacaccacactcacacctcacacacacaccacacacacacaccacacaccacacacatacacacaccacacaccacacacacgcaccacacacacacatacaccacacaccacacacacaccacacacaccacacacacacatacacaccacacacaccacacacacaccacacacacaccacacaaaccacacacaccacacacacaccacacacaccacacacaccacacacacaccacacacacacccgcacacacccgcacacacaccacacacaccacgcgacacacaccacacacacaccacacacatacacacacaccacacacaccacacacacaccacacacacatacacacacaccacacaccacacacaccacacacacaccacacacacaccacacacacacatacacacacaccacacacacaccccacacacaccccacacacacaccccacacacacatacacacaccccacacacccccccacacacacaccacacacaccacacacacatcacactcacacacaccacacacatcacacacacacgcacacacaccacacacaccacacacacacaccacacacaccacatacacacaccacacacacacatcacactcacacacaccacatacacacaccacacacacacatcacactcacacacaccacacacaccacacacacacaccacacacacatacacacacaccacacacacaccacacacatcacacacacacgcacacacaccacacacaccacacacacaccacacacaccacatacaccacacacacaccacacacaccacatacacacaccacactcacacacaccacacacaccacacacacatacacacacaccacacacacaccacacacaccacacacacacaccacaca
This portion of the Pongo abelii isolate AG06213 chromosome 20, NHGRI_mPonAbe1-v2.0_pri, whole genome shotgun sequence genome encodes:
- the KLK15 gene encoding kallikrein-15 isoform X2 codes for the protein MWLLTLSFLLASAAQDGDKLLEGDECAPHSQPWQVALYERGRFNCGASLISPHWVLSAAHCQSRFMRVRLGEHNLRKRDGPEQLRTASRVIPHPRYEARSHRHDIMLLRLVQPARLTPQVRPAVLPTRCPHPGEACVVSGWGLVSHNEPGTTGSPQSQVSLPDTLHCANISIISDTSCDKSYPGRLTNTMVCAGAEGRGAESCEGDSGGPLVCGGILQGIVSWGDVPCDNTTKPGVYTKVCHYLEWIRETMKRN
- the KLK15 gene encoding kallikrein-15 isoform X1; amino-acid sequence: MWLLTLSFLLASAAAQDGDKLLEGDECAPHSQPWQVALYERGRFNCGASLISPHWVLSAAHCQSRFMRVRLGEHNLRKRDGPEQLRTASRVIPHPRYEARSHRHDIMLLRLVQPARLTPQVRPAVLPTRCPHPGEACVVSGWGLVSHNEPGTTGSPQSQVSLPDTLHCANISIISDTSCDKSYPGRLTNTMVCAGAEGRGAESCEGDSGGPLVCGGILQGIVSWGDVPCDNTTKPGVYTKVCHYLEWIRETMKRN
- the KLK15 gene encoding kallikrein-15 isoform X3, with translation MWLLTLSFLLASAAQDGDKLLEGDECAPHSQPWQVALYERGRFNCGASLISPHWVLSAAHCQSRFMRVRLGEHNLRKRDGPEQLRTASRVIPHPRYEARSHRHDIMLLRLVQPARLTPQVRPAVLPTRCPHPGEACVVSGWGLVSHNEPGTTGSPQSQG